Proteins co-encoded in one Cytobacillus sp. NJ13 genomic window:
- a CDS encoding GNAT family N-acetyltransferase — translation MNLVMKSDLAERLDQAETDVLHSKLTAIKNRDGNPMGVEIERIGQTTAFYARNIPGPSFNLVKGFNEADAEVLDQIVDFYLGKGIPIRLEITPSNGSSDLLKMLHQKGFYQCDFHTTLFAEPSDLMDFPIHAGIDIRRMQRKDFGLFGEVYTKGFGMPGFLSQGIAENNKVLYDNKNWVFYLAFVNNEPAGIGAIFMEEGVANLAAAAVLPSFRNRGVHSALIQARIYQAITNNCELVTGQARFGSASQNNMEKAGLKIGYTKAIWIRE, via the coding sequence ATGAATCTAGTGATGAAAAGTGACTTAGCTGAGAGGCTGGACCAGGCAGAGACAGATGTGCTGCACTCCAAATTGACGGCTATTAAAAATCGGGATGGAAACCCAATGGGCGTGGAAATCGAAAGAATTGGCCAGACAACTGCTTTTTATGCCAGGAATATTCCGGGTCCATCCTTCAATCTTGTAAAAGGATTTAACGAAGCTGATGCCGAAGTACTGGATCAAATAGTCGATTTTTACCTGGGAAAAGGAATCCCAATTCGATTGGAGATCACACCATCAAACGGATCATCAGATTTACTGAAGATGCTTCATCAAAAAGGATTTTATCAATGTGATTTCCATACCACTTTGTTTGCGGAGCCTTCAGATCTTATGGACTTTCCCATTCATGCTGGTATTGATATACGCAGGATGCAAAGAAAGGATTTTGGTCTTTTCGGTGAGGTGTATACAAAAGGATTTGGCATGCCTGGATTCCTTAGCCAGGGTATAGCTGAAAATAATAAGGTGCTTTATGACAATAAAAACTGGGTTTTTTACCTCGCATTTGTAAACAATGAACCAGCTGGAATAGGTGCCATTTTTATGGAAGAAGGGGTAGCAAATCTTGCGGCTGCTGCTGTTTTGCCTTCATTCAGAAACAGGGGAGTACACAGCGCACTTATTCAAGCCCGCATTTATCAGGCGATTACAAATAATTGCGAGCTGGTGACAGGTCAGGCAAGGTTTGGTTCAGCAAGTCAGAATAATATGGAAAAAGCAGGTTTGAAAATTGGATATACAAAAGCAATCTGGATAAGGGAATAA
- a CDS encoding flavodoxin family protein — translation MTIKTLVLNCTLKKSSEPSNTGALIDEVIKFFDETEVETEVITAADFQIGYGITSEAVDQEDEWPDIFKKVEEADILIIGSPIWLGEQSSITTKVIERLYGGSSLTNEKGQYIYYNKVGGVVVTGNEDGAKHVSRSVLYSLSHMGFTIPPNVDTYWVGEAGPGPSFIEAKGYENDFTRQHAKIMAYNLIHFARMLKAHPIPADGNIVKG, via the coding sequence ATGACAATTAAGACTTTGGTTTTAAACTGTACACTTAAAAAGAGCAGTGAACCTTCCAATACAGGTGCACTTATAGATGAGGTTATTAAATTTTTTGATGAAACAGAAGTGGAAACAGAGGTCATTACAGCTGCAGACTTTCAGATTGGATATGGCATTACTTCTGAAGCTGTGGATCAGGAGGATGAATGGCCGGATATTTTTAAGAAGGTTGAAGAAGCAGATATCCTTATCATTGGTTCTCCCATCTGGCTTGGCGAGCAAAGCAGCATCACCACTAAAGTAATTGAAAGATTATATGGAGGCAGCAGTCTAACCAATGAAAAAGGCCAGTATATTTATTACAACAAGGTTGGCGGGGTTGTCGTGACTGGCAATGAAGATGGCGCCAAGCATGTGTCCCGTTCAGTGTTATATTCTCTTTCCCATATGGGATTCACCATCCCGCCAAATGTTGACACCTATTGGGTGGGAGAAGCAGGACCTGGGCCATCTTTCATAGAAGCGAAGGGCTATGAAAATGACTTCACAAGACAGCATGCCAAAATAATGGCCTATAATTTAATACATTTTGCTAGAATGTTAAAAGCTCATCCGATACCAGCAGATGGAAATATCGTCAAAGGATAG
- a CDS encoding HAMP domain-containing sensor histidine kinase, whose amino-acid sequence MFMKNNKRTTLLRYWTTRYLFTLVIGLIILAAGSMWWIRQTTLENRLNLLQYVAVETADRVVQQDGGIEFDPFFNRMLEERAKLLEFKFDPQVFISDLNGQILYKSSGRMQRNNQAGPNLGTLPADLLENQKDVQKLDIQDGQAVYAVKSDITFDNNQVGWVVVVQSADDLTNVNQEYSLLFIMLTGLGLLGWSVIYFLSRKISRPIQEVAQAASKVSEGDYKIDLKASANEEEIHNLIISFKEMTERLMHLEKLRAELLAGVTHDLKTPVTSISGLIQAVRDDVVSGEEKEEFLDISLKEVSRLQKMIEDLLDFNSLSSGAFSIRPEYCDMNKLVKDIVRQWALAQKGNFHYRVEVPAETICRSTDPYRLQQIMINLLNNAYHAIDEDGSITVILSERFIEVHDNGSGIAEEEQPYIFERFYRGEQKKLKVRGLGLGLPFSKLLADALNANLFLKESSAKGSTFTIKWEEEG is encoded by the coding sequence ATGTTTATGAAAAATAACAAAAGAACAACACTTCTCCGCTATTGGACAACCCGCTATCTTTTTACGCTTGTCATCGGACTTATCATACTGGCAGCAGGATCTATGTGGTGGATCAGGCAGACAACGCTTGAAAACCGGCTGAATTTGCTGCAGTACGTTGCTGTTGAAACAGCAGATCGTGTCGTGCAGCAGGACGGCGGCATCGAATTTGATCCATTTTTTAACAGAATGCTGGAGGAAAGAGCGAAGCTGCTGGAATTTAAGTTTGATCCCCAGGTTTTTATAAGCGATTTAAATGGCCAAATATTATATAAAAGCTCTGGACGTATGCAGAGAAATAACCAGGCTGGTCCCAATCTCGGAACTCTGCCTGCAGATTTGCTTGAGAACCAAAAGGACGTCCAAAAACTGGATATACAGGACGGGCAGGCCGTGTATGCGGTCAAGTCGGATATAACATTCGATAATAACCAGGTTGGATGGGTCGTAGTGGTTCAAAGCGCAGATGATTTGACGAACGTAAATCAGGAATATTCCCTGTTATTTATCATGCTCACAGGATTGGGGCTTCTTGGATGGAGTGTCATTTATTTTCTTTCCAGGAAGATTTCGAGGCCCATTCAGGAAGTAGCTCAAGCTGCCTCGAAAGTCAGCGAAGGTGACTATAAAATCGATCTGAAAGCCAGTGCCAATGAGGAAGAGATTCATAATTTAATCATATCGTTTAAAGAAATGACAGAGAGGCTTATGCACCTTGAAAAACTTAGGGCAGAATTGCTGGCTGGGGTCACACATGATTTGAAAACACCTGTCACATCTATAAGCGGTCTAATTCAGGCAGTGCGTGATGATGTTGTAAGCGGTGAAGAAAAAGAGGAATTTCTTGATATTTCTTTAAAAGAAGTCAGCCGATTGCAGAAAATGATTGAGGATTTACTCGATTTCAATTCACTTTCGTCCGGTGCTTTTTCAATCAGGCCCGAATACTGTGATATGAATAAGCTCGTGAAAGATATTGTAAGGCAATGGGCACTAGCACAGAAAGGCAACTTTCACTATAGAGTTGAAGTGCCCGCTGAAACCATCTGCAGATCAACAGACCCGTACCGTCTGCAGCAGATTATGATTAATTTGTTGAATAATGCTTATCATGCCATTGATGAAGATGGCAGCATTACTGTTATATTGAGTGAGAGATTTATTGAAGTTCATGATAATGGATCAGGAATAGCCGAAGAGGAGCAGCCTTATATTTTTGAGCGTTTTTACAGGGGTGAACAGAAGAAGCTGAAAGTAAGAGGGCTCGGCTTGGGGCTTCCTTTCAGCAAACTGCTGGCTGATGCTCTGAACGCAAATTTATTTTTAAAAGAAAGTTCTGCAAAAGGCAGTACATTTACGATTAAGTGGGAAGAAGAAGGGTAG
- a CDS encoding GNAT family N-acetyltransferase produces the protein MKIRKIDHSEPPPINLLLLADPSVEFIEDYVNRGETYIAELNGAAVGAFILLATRPGTCEIVNIAVSEKFQGEGIGRKLLQHAIELAFQGGNKTLEIGTGNSSIGQLALYQKCGFRITGVDRDFFVRHYKEDILENGIHCRDMIRLSMDLPLKCPK, from the coding sequence GTGAAGATACGAAAAATTGATCATTCAGAGCCCCCTCCTATAAATCTGCTTTTATTGGCAGATCCTTCAGTTGAATTTATTGAGGATTATGTAAATCGAGGGGAAACATATATTGCTGAACTAAACGGAGCAGCAGTCGGCGCTTTTATCCTTCTTGCCACAAGGCCAGGAACCTGTGAGATTGTTAATATTGCCGTTAGTGAAAAATTTCAGGGAGAGGGCATAGGCAGAAAACTTCTTCAGCATGCAATAGAGCTTGCTTTTCAAGGTGGAAATAAGACCCTTGAAATTGGTACGGGGAATTCCAGTATCGGGCAGCTGGCTCTTTACCAAAAATGCGGTTTTAGAATCACTGGGGTCGATAGAGATTTTTTTGTGCGGCATTACAAAGAAGATATCCTTGAAAATGGAATTCATTGCCGGGATATGATCAGACTGTCTATGGATTTACCATTAAAGTGTCCCAAATAA
- the corA gene encoding magnesium/cobalt transporter CorA, which produces MIRIQAVNKKNELQKDLTFETLKAEWESYKWFWVDFDQPTEEETAELDKTFHFHPLAIEDCVVKLQRPKMDYYEDYSFFVTHSLNPINEEKQEINFFIGSNYIVSYHHELSKEMNDVWERLSLSKKINKWDPYLVMYHIIDKIVDNYFPIVYQLEDRLSLIEDNPNDETMEELLEKLFDIRHHLLQIRYTVIPMRDLIYRVINSHRLKGVKERYEYFADIHDHLLKLTEMIDGNRELTTDIRDSYLSINSHQTNRVMRVLTVITTIFMPLTFIAGVYGMNFENMPELTWKYGYFETLFLMFIIALGMFWWFKKKGWFR; this is translated from the coding sequence ATGATTAGAATACAAGCTGTTAATAAAAAAAATGAACTGCAGAAAGATCTTACATTTGAGACGCTGAAAGCAGAGTGGGAAAGTTATAAGTGGTTTTGGGTTGATTTTGATCAGCCAACCGAAGAGGAAACAGCTGAACTCGACAAGACTTTTCATTTTCATCCCCTGGCAATAGAGGATTGTGTTGTCAAACTCCAGCGCCCCAAAATGGATTATTATGAAGACTACAGCTTTTTTGTCACCCATAGCTTGAATCCTATTAACGAAGAAAAGCAGGAAATCAACTTTTTTATTGGTTCAAATTACATAGTATCGTACCACCATGAACTCTCCAAAGAAATGAATGATGTTTGGGAAAGGCTGAGCCTAAGTAAGAAAATTAATAAATGGGACCCCTATCTGGTCATGTACCATATCATTGATAAAATAGTGGATAATTATTTTCCCATCGTTTATCAGCTGGAAGATCGTTTGAGTCTCATTGAAGATAATCCAAATGATGAAACTATGGAAGAATTATTGGAGAAATTATTTGATATCCGCCATCATTTATTGCAGATAAGATATACTGTCATTCCGATGCGGGATTTAATATACCGTGTAATTAATTCCCATAGACTTAAAGGGGTAAAGGAAAGATACGAATACTTTGCTGATATTCATGACCACTTATTGAAATTGACTGAAATGATTGATGGAAACAGGGAATTGACGACCGATATCCGTGACAGTTATTTATCGATCAACTCCCATCAGACAAACCGGGTGATGAGAGTCCTTACCGTGATAACCACCATTTTTATGCCATTAACCTTCATAGCGGGCGTTTACGGAATGAATTTTGAAAACATGCCGGAATTAACATGGAAATATGGATACTTTGAAACGCTGTTTTTAATGTTTATTATTGCCTTAGGCATGTTTTGGTGGTTTAAGAAGAAGGGCTGGTTTCGGTAA
- a CDS encoding MarR family transcriptional regulator codes for MKRSCPNPAFLILMQTSKSIHECIKDSITNYSLSMTEFAVLEALYHKDMQTIHEIGKRILITSGSMTYVIDKLVEKGYAKRIACPNDRRAIHIGLTDKGNKLLEEIMPKHQQWVNSFFEELNSAELDHLINLLQKVKRRTEI; via the coding sequence ATGAAAAGGTCGTGCCCTAACCCGGCATTCCTGATTCTCATGCAGACATCCAAGTCCATCCATGAATGCATTAAGGACAGTATCACCAATTATAGTCTTAGCATGACCGAATTTGCAGTGCTGGAAGCTCTATACCACAAAGATATGCAAACGATACACGAAATTGGTAAGAGGATATTAATTACGAGCGGCTCGATGACTTATGTGATTGATAAGCTTGTGGAAAAGGGATATGCCAAACGGATCGCATGTCCGAATGACCGCCGGGCGATTCATATTGGTTTAACTGACAAAGGCAATAAGTTATTGGAAGAGATTATGCCAAAACACCAGCAATGGGTGAACTCTTTTTTTGAAGAATTGAATTCAGCTGAGCTGGATCATTTAATAAATTTACTTCAAAAAGTGAAAAGACGAACAGAGATTTAA
- a CDS encoding iron-containing alcohol dehydrogenase, protein MYNAYCRMYQKIFKLASPFLPWREPELLEGANSLDKLPDVIKDKNISRILIVTDSGISALGLMNELLSNLQKKNIEFFIYDKTIPNPTITNIEEGLEVYKKNNCQGIIAFGGGSPMDCAKGVGARVARPEKSISQLKGQFKVRKELPPIYAVPTTAGTGSEATVAAVITDTKSHEKYAIIDLNLIPHYAVLDPLITLKMPPHITAATGMDALTHAIEAYIGRSNTAETRKFSMDAVRLIYDNLYETYQNGENLTARANMQKAAYLAGLAFTRAYVGNVHAIAHTLGGFYSVPHGLANAVILPYVLEHYGEAVWNPLAELAVAAGIGDAADSAEENAKNFILSIKSLNSKMGIPPKVSGIQDSDIPLMAERALMEANPLYPVPKIFSRDDMFRLYQLIKD, encoded by the coding sequence ATGTATAATGCATACTGCCGAATGTATCAAAAAATCTTCAAGCTGGCATCGCCTTTTCTGCCATGGCGGGAACCGGAATTATTAGAAGGTGCAAATAGCCTGGACAAACTTCCTGACGTTATTAAAGATAAAAACATCAGCAGAATTCTGATTGTAACTGACAGCGGCATCAGTGCTCTTGGCCTAATGAATGAGTTGCTGTCAAATTTACAGAAAAAGAACATTGAATTTTTTATATATGATAAAACCATTCCAAATCCGACAATTACTAATATTGAAGAAGGACTGGAAGTTTATAAAAAGAATAATTGCCAGGGGATTATTGCTTTTGGCGGAGGTTCTCCGATGGATTGCGCCAAAGGAGTTGGTGCAAGAGTTGCGAGGCCAGAGAAAAGCATTTCACAATTGAAAGGCCAATTTAAGGTTAGAAAAGAGCTCCCTCCCATTTATGCAGTCCCGACCACAGCAGGTACTGGAAGTGAAGCCACTGTTGCAGCGGTCATTACCGACACCAAATCACATGAAAAATATGCGATCATTGATTTGAACCTAATCCCGCATTATGCAGTTCTTGACCCGTTGATTACATTAAAAATGCCTCCTCATATAACAGCTGCAACCGGTATGGATGCATTAACCCATGCCATCGAAGCCTACATTGGCAGAAGCAATACAGCAGAGACTAGAAAATTCAGCATGGATGCAGTCCGGCTAATTTATGATAATCTTTATGAAACATACCAGAATGGTGAAAACCTGACGGCAAGAGCCAATATGCAAAAAGCTGCCTATCTCGCAGGACTGGCTTTCACCAGGGCCTATGTTGGCAATGTTCATGCTATTGCCCATACGCTCGGAGGTTTTTATTCAGTCCCTCACGGTTTGGCAAATGCCGTCATCCTTCCATATGTCCTGGAGCATTATGGAGAGGCAGTGTGGAATCCTTTGGCTGAGCTGGCAGTGGCCGCTGGTATCGGCGATGCAGCAGATTCGGCTGAAGAAAATGCAAAGAACTTTATCCTCAGCATAAAATCCCTTAACAGTAAAATGGGGATTCCGCCAAAAGTGAGTGGAATTCAAGACAGTGACATTCCACTCATGGCTGAACGTGCCTTAATGGAAGCCAATCCCCTGTATCCTGTTCCGAAAATCTTCAGCAGAGATGATATGTTTAGACTGTACCAGCTGATAAAAGATTAA
- a CDS encoding response regulator transcription factor — protein MKKILVAEDELAISKVLSAYLHREGFEVLTAYDGSNALEQFFNHSPQLVILDIMMPGMDGWSVLEKIREKSACPVIMLTALGDIDYKLKGLNTGADDYISKPFIGDEVIARVNAVLRRSANVYMDEHIKQYGSLTINFDAYTIFLNGKEVSLTPRDLSLLLFLAERPNRTFTRDQLIEHVWGMDYDGSDRAVDLAVKRIRQALTDWPETEGEIRTLRGMGYQFHVYEK, from the coding sequence ATGAAAAAGATCCTTGTGGCAGAAGATGAATTGGCTATTTCCAAAGTTTTAAGCGCCTATTTGCATCGAGAAGGGTTTGAAGTTCTAACAGCATATGACGGCAGCAATGCCCTTGAGCAATTTTTCAATCACTCACCTCAGCTTGTGATCCTGGATATCATGATGCCTGGCATGGATGGCTGGAGTGTGCTCGAAAAAATTCGTGAAAAAAGCGCATGTCCTGTCATCATGCTTACAGCGCTGGGGGATATTGATTACAAGTTGAAGGGCTTGAATACAGGTGCAGATGATTATATTTCAAAGCCTTTTATCGGGGATGAGGTTATTGCACGTGTGAATGCCGTATTGCGGCGATCAGCAAATGTGTACATGGATGAACATATAAAGCAATATGGAAGCTTAACGATAAATTTTGATGCGTATACCATTTTCCTGAATGGCAAGGAAGTAAGTTTGACTCCGCGGGATTTATCTTTGCTGCTGTTTTTGGCAGAAAGGCCTAACAGAACTTTCACCAGGGATCAGCTGATTGAACATGTCTGGGGAATGGATTATGACGGAAGCGACCGTGCTGTCGATTTGGCCGTAAAGAGGATACGGCAGGCATTAACGGACTGGCCGGAAACAGAAGGTGAAATAAGGACGCTCAGAGGAATGGGGTACCAATTCCATGTTTATGAAAAATAA
- a CDS encoding STAS domain-containing protein, with amino-acid sequence METNSSKYEINVNGSLFDWDLDDATFRFENDEVVVFWVNTAFKTLLDSIEEISGEKSAELVLETAGYRTGKIVSKFYLESNKEKEEIINHLPNIYLTAGWGKTDIVSFCLEEMKAIVRVKNGWEYKINVAQKKETEGTFLPGHWAGVLSGLFETNIWYKVRQSQVQGDQYSEFEFFESEITPSQNISARIREQTQSAQKELEKEIAEQTRVLSEIIKEISSPIIPVIDSILVIPLVGRYEELRAEELLNRTLLNLPRYKAEYLILDLTALKGVDQYTLDFLKKFVRAASLLGSNCIFVGISPDLSLQIIESGNKETQIPCFSILQQGITHALNQLGLEISPKK; translated from the coding sequence ATGGAGACTAACTCTTCCAAGTATGAAATAAATGTAAATGGATCTTTATTCGATTGGGATTTGGATGATGCAACGTTTAGATTTGAGAATGACGAAGTGGTGGTATTTTGGGTTAACACAGCTTTCAAGACACTGCTGGACTCCATTGAAGAAATCTCAGGTGAAAAGTCGGCCGAGCTTGTGCTAGAAACAGCAGGGTACCGTACAGGGAAAATTGTCAGCAAATTTTATTTGGAATCAAATAAAGAAAAAGAAGAGATTATAAATCATCTCCCCAATATTTATTTAACTGCCGGCTGGGGGAAAACAGATATTGTTTCCTTCTGTCTTGAAGAAATGAAAGCGATTGTACGTGTTAAAAATGGCTGGGAATATAAGATTAATGTTGCTCAAAAGAAAGAAACAGAAGGCACTTTTTTGCCTGGACATTGGGCAGGTGTGTTAAGCGGACTGTTTGAAACAAATATATGGTATAAAGTGAGGCAAAGCCAGGTCCAGGGAGATCAGTATTCCGAATTCGAATTTTTTGAATCCGAAATTACACCTTCCCAGAATATTAGCGCAAGGATAAGAGAGCAGACTCAAAGCGCCCAGAAAGAGCTGGAAAAGGAAATTGCTGAGCAGACCAGAGTATTGTCAGAAATCATTAAAGAGATTTCTTCTCCTATTATACCTGTAATCGACTCCATTTTGGTCATCCCTTTAGTGGGTAGATATGAAGAGCTGCGGGCAGAGGAATTGCTAAACAGAACATTACTGAATCTTCCCCGATATAAAGCTGAGTATTTAATACTGGACTTAACTGCATTAAAGGGTGTCGATCAATATACTCTCGATTTCCTGAAGAAATTCGTCAGAGCCGCTTCACTACTGGGCAGCAACTGCATATTTGTCGGGATTTCACCTGATCTTAGCCTCCAAATAATAGAGAGCGGAAATAAAGAAACACAAATTCCATGTTTTTCTATTCTGCAGCAGGGAATCACCCACGCACTAAATCAATTGGGATTGGAGATTTCTCCTAAAAAATAA
- the modB gene encoding molybdate ABC transporter permease subunit produces MIQSEYFWSPVKLSLEIASISLLAVLVIGVFAAKLMANRTFKGQAIIDTLLLLPLVLPPSVVGFLLIVVFGKQSFVGRGFEWLFNGPVIFSWWAAVIAAAVVAFPLMYQSARAGFESIDNEIEDASRVDGASDLKVFLYVTMPLASKAIMTGAILSFARAIGEFGATLMFAGNIPGKTQTLPTAIYVAMDSGDMELAWMWVIIILLISTSMLVFMNFIKKRF; encoded by the coding sequence ATGATTCAATCCGAATACTTTTGGTCACCGGTTAAACTCTCATTAGAAATTGCCTCTATATCGCTTCTCGCTGTTTTAGTGATAGGGGTTTTTGCTGCAAAACTGATGGCAAATCGGACATTTAAAGGCCAGGCAATTATTGATACTTTACTGCTTTTACCATTGGTCCTTCCGCCTTCCGTTGTAGGATTTCTGCTGATTGTGGTTTTCGGAAAGCAATCTTTTGTCGGCCGAGGGTTTGAATGGCTGTTTAACGGGCCAGTCATTTTCTCGTGGTGGGCTGCTGTTATTGCAGCGGCCGTTGTAGCCTTTCCTCTGATGTATCAATCTGCCAGGGCAGGTTTTGAATCCATTGACAATGAGATTGAAGACGCCTCAAGAGTCGATGGTGCATCTGATTTAAAGGTTTTTCTGTATGTAACGATGCCGCTGGCTTCTAAAGCCATCATGACAGGAGCAATATTAAGCTTTGCAAGGGCAATAGGAGAATTTGGGGCCACATTAATGTTTGCAGGCAATATTCCCGGAAAGACACAAACACTTCCCACCGCGATCTACGTTGCTATGGATTCAGGGGATATGGAACTTGCGTGGATGTGGGTTATAATTATATTGCTGATATCAACTTCCATGCTTGTGTTTATGAATTTTATAAAGAAACGATTTTAG
- a CDS encoding GNAT family N-acetyltransferase, translating to MDIFEVKSIEAYKEDLSKLLIKVVNEGASIGFLPPLEHVDAEEYWGNLLKNDDVVLFLAVMDGKAAGTIQLHLSQKENGSHRAEIAKLMTDPSIRRKGLGRLLLKAAEDKAKQDGRSLLVLDTREGDVSNILYQSAGYVKAGIIPGFAQSAQGQLEATVIYYKNLNITFDTKNPS from the coding sequence ATGGATATTTTCGAGGTTAAATCGATTGAAGCATATAAGGAAGACCTGTCTAAACTATTGATTAAGGTGGTAAATGAGGGAGCGTCAATAGGGTTTCTGCCCCCGCTTGAACATGTAGATGCAGAGGAGTATTGGGGAAATTTATTAAAAAACGATGATGTGGTTTTATTTTTAGCTGTAATGGATGGGAAAGCTGCTGGAACAATCCAGCTCCATTTATCTCAGAAAGAAAATGGAAGCCATCGTGCGGAAATTGCAAAATTAATGACAGACCCCTCCATCCGCAGAAAGGGTCTGGGACGCTTGCTATTAAAAGCGGCAGAAGATAAAGCGAAGCAGGATGGCCGAAGCCTTCTAGTGCTTGACACTAGAGAAGGTGATGTTTCCAATATCCTTTATCAATCAGCAGGATATGTTAAAGCAGGCATCATACCAGGCTTCGCTCAGTCTGCCCAAGGCCAACTGGAGGCTACAGTGATTTACTATAAAAATCTAAACATCACTTTTGACACAAAAAATCCAAGTTAA
- a CDS encoding ring-cleaving dioxygenase, with product MGRKTSGIHHITAIVGHPQENVDFYAGVLGLRMVKQTVNFDDPGTYHLYFGNGEGKPGTIITFFPWANAFHGVIGDGQVGVTSYAIPKGALGFWQDRFKELKISYTIEKRFGEESIKLLDPHGLVLEMVERDEGEPNTWSFGGITPDVAIKGFAGATLYSSQPEQTAHLLEKVMGLERIGEEGEMIRFQSSAQIGNVIDLKKISGKRGQMGVGTVHHIAWRAEDDEDQLEWQEYVRSNGYGVTPVRDRNYFNAIYFREQGEILFEIATDPPGFAHDESPGKMGEKLMLPEQYEDMRNRIERKLIPFEVRELD from the coding sequence GTGGGCAGAAAAACTAGTGGGATCCATCATATCACTGCCATCGTCGGCCATCCGCAGGAGAATGTCGATTTCTATGCAGGAGTACTAGGTTTGAGAATGGTCAAGCAGACCGTGAATTTTGACGACCCCGGCACTTATCATCTGTACTTTGGCAATGGAGAAGGAAAGCCGGGGACAATTATTACTTTCTTTCCATGGGCAAATGCCTTCCATGGAGTAATAGGGGATGGCCAGGTTGGGGTCACTTCCTATGCCATTCCCAAGGGTGCCCTTGGATTTTGGCAAGACAGATTTAAGGAACTCAAAATTTCTTACACAATAGAAAAAAGATTCGGAGAAGAATCAATAAAGCTTCTTGATCCGCATGGCCTCGTATTAGAAATGGTAGAAAGAGATGAGGGAGAGCCTAATACATGGTCTTTTGGAGGCATCACTCCTGATGTTGCAATAAAGGGTTTTGCTGGGGCGACTCTTTATTCATCCCAGCCTGAACAAACGGCACATCTGCTTGAAAAGGTAATGGGCCTTGAACGCATTGGAGAAGAAGGAGAAATGATCCGGTTCCAATCCTCAGCCCAAATCGGCAATGTCATAGACCTGAAAAAGATTTCCGGCAAGCGCGGCCAGATGGGTGTCGGCACTGTCCATCATATCGCCTGGCGGGCAGAAGATGACGAGGATCAATTGGAGTGGCAGGAATATGTGAGGTCAAATGGCTATGGCGTCACGCCAGTCAGAGACCGGAATTATTTTAATGCCATTTATTTTCGGGAGCAAGGGGAAATTCTTTTTGAGATTGCAACCGACCCTCCTGGATTTGCGCATGATGAATCACCTGGGAAAATGGGAGAGAAGCTGATGCTTCCTGAACAATATGAGGATATGAGAAATCGCATCGAGCGGAAATTAATCCCTTTTGAAGTTAGGGAACTGGATTAA
- a CDS encoding NAD(P)H-dependent oxidoreductase, which produces MREKETLKEDILNAYQFRHATKEFDRNKEIPEEDFRFILETGRLSPSSFGFEPWRFVVVQNQELREKIKNASWGAFGKLPEASHFVLILARTKKDTKYDSQYLQDHFRNTLGMPEEMMEKYLQRIEEFQKSDFDLLEGDRPLFDWACKQSYIALGNMMTAAAQIGIDSCPIEGFDIAKMNKLLDEEGLLEEGSFGLSVMCAFGYRVKDPRPKTRRPFDDIVKWID; this is translated from the coding sequence TTGCGTGAAAAGGAAACTTTAAAGGAAGACATTCTGAATGCTTATCAATTCAGGCATGCGACAAAGGAATTTGATCGAAATAAAGAAATCCCCGAAGAAGATTTTCGATTTATATTGGAGACAGGCCGTCTGTCACCAAGTTCATTTGGTTTTGAACCATGGCGTTTTGTGGTTGTTCAGAACCAGGAGCTCCGTGAGAAAATTAAGAATGCCTCCTGGGGAGCATTCGGTAAATTGCCTGAAGCAAGCCATTTTGTTTTAATTCTGGCAAGAACGAAAAAAGATACTAAATATGATTCCCAGTATCTGCAGGATCATTTCAGAAATACCCTGGGGATGCCGGAAGAAATGATGGAAAAATATTTGCAGCGGATTGAGGAATTCCAGAAGTCCGATTTTGATCTTCTGGAAGGAGACCGCCCTCTCTTTGATTGGGCCTGCAAGCAAAGCTACATCGCACTTGGGAATATGATGACCGCTGCTGCACAAATTGGCATAGATTCCTGCCCAATTGAAGGTTTTGACATTGCAAAAATGAATAAGCTGCTGGATGAGGAAGGTTTACTTGAAGAAGGAAGCTTCGGGCTGTCGGTAATGTGTGCTTTTGGGTACAGAGTGAAAGACCCAAGGCCGAAAACACGCAGACCATTCGATGATATTGTAAAGTGGATTGATTAG